The Sceloporus undulatus isolate JIND9_A2432 ecotype Alabama unplaced genomic scaffold, SceUnd_v1.1 scaffold_7935, whole genome shotgun sequence genome contains the following window.
CTGACTCAGCTAGGAATGTGCACATAAATGCAAATTGGGGTCTACAGCTGCCTGTCCATGTTCTTTATTTAGAACTATTTCTAGatagggaggaggaggtggtggtggtttagTTTGTTTTAGTCATGCATTGGACTGTTGTCACACTGCAAAGAGGCACACTCCAAAAGATGAATTAGTATGCACAGCACAAACAGCTCTTCAGTACTAATATTAGGATCCTGCTGAATGGTATgtaacagtgtgtatgtgtgtgtgtgtatgatgccTGATTATTAAGAAGGTCTAAGCTCCCGCACTCAGACAcacaaacatgaatatcaatacCTTCCACGTCTTCCCACATCTTACCTGCGGAAAAAATACTGATTGCAATTAAAAGTGCATATTCAGCGTCATTAAGCTGCAATTCATTCATTCCCTTTGAAAAGCCAAAAATGGGGTTAATGAATTCAAACTGAAGGCCTGCAAGGCAAATACAAAGAACAGgagattaaaaacagaaaattatttgcacattgaaaatgtaaaaaggcactgaattagaaTTTTTGATGGGGCCTATTTTGAATTAAAGAGGGTCCTAATTAGGGTTGAGGGAAACTGTCTGTTCATATTttgttcttctttatttttctctcGTTCTGTCTACTTTCTTCAAAAGGAAATCCACATAATATACTAGTCCCACTTAGAATCATAAAAGCTAGCCGGCCCACCCACCCCAATATCCAGAAACATGaacacacattaattaaaaccatttttagTGGACCAGGCACCTTAGGCATAAAAAACCATTGAGTACAAAATAAGAAAACTGTACAGAATCACTTTGGAATTATTTGAGCTGGATACAATGAACCATAATCAGTTTTCACTTTAACGAACTGCTAAAAGTATTAAGGTTACATTCAATCACTAACAGGGGCAAATGTATGCCTGAATCACAGAACTGTAAATTTGGAAAGGACCCAAGGATCACTTAGTCCAATTCATTGTCAATACAAGAAAATTCACAGCTAATGTATCCCTggcagatgggcatccagcctctaaCAAAGGGAGCCTACCactttctgagatttttttttctgctgttaaACCATTCTTAATGTAGGCTGGTTTTTACTAAAGTTTTGTCACAATCTAGCAAAaccaatagcaaatacatttctatactgcttatcagtgcacttaagcactccctaagcagtttacaaagtgtaagctaatcgctcccaaccatctgggtactcattttagcgactttggaaggatgcaagcctgagttgagcttgagcccttttgctggtattgaactcgcaaccttatggttttgagtgagtggctgcagtacaggcatttaaccactgcgccaccagggctacttGTAAGTTGAATCCACTGGTCCACAGCCTCCAGAGCTGCAGAATCAGCTACAAACTGAATAAGATTATGAAGTGTAAATGTTTGGATTTATCTATGGCtcagtattcct
Protein-coding sequences here:
- the LOC121918294 gene encoding ecdysone receptor-like; this encodes MLFVFSLLTCIVSVKNDSADFTEPGIVLNLLFLLLKVMLLETSRRYNPETESITFLKDLSYNRDDFAKAGLQFEFINPIFGFSKGMNELQLNDAEYALLIAISIFSAGKMWEDVEGIDIHVCVSECGSLDLLNNQASYTHTHTHCYIPFSRILILVLKSCLCCAY